From a region of the Triticum aestivum cultivar Chinese Spring chromosome 7D, IWGSC CS RefSeq v2.1, whole genome shotgun sequence genome:
- the LOC123168862 gene encoding F-box/FBD/LRR-repeat protein At5g56420, translating into MLPGIAPETPGLSDGAGALELLYASFPVSPVSTFPSLCCAAADGDKTDRVSRLPEDVLRRVVSLLPAKDGARTTVLSSRWPGLWHSAPLVLVDTHLLPGGAAGVRPARARAGAVSRFVSAALEAHPGPFPFASFTCSFLDGAHRRVLARWFQLLATKGVKQLIFANRPAPLPGLRLPSSLFSCAYLRRLWICAWVFPETATLPRGAGFPNLRELVLGRTVMEDKDLEFVLGVSPVLEILVVAGSETRLHACLASPSLRCAQLCLSALDEVAVVDAPSLERLFLISGMTKMSTTVKIGHAPKLRLLGYLEPGMHIMQIGNTIIKAGTKASASTTVSSVQMLALQLHFGVPGEIKMLPSFLRCFPSVETLIVQSMDTSGPATKLSVKFRQGTSPIECVQSQLKTLFFRELQGHRGEFHFLTFIAENAQKLERMYIWVKEDLSYPAKVSMGAKLRALESANWASRDCKMLFRTSKFPGGGTPFNLAMGVDLSFADPFFCH; encoded by the exons ATGCTGCCCGGGATAGCCCCGGAGACACCGGGGCTGAGCGACGGCGCCGGGGCGCTCGAACTCCTGTACGCCTCCTTCCCGGTGTCGCCTGTCTCCACATTCCCCTCCCTTTGCTGCGCCGCCGCCGACGGAGACAAGACGGACCGCGTCAGCCGCCTCCCCGAAGATGTCCTCCGCCGCGTGGTCTCCCTCCTGCCCGCCAAGGACGGCGCGCGCACCACCGTGCTCTCCTCGCGCTGGCCCGGCCTCTGGCACTCTGCGCCACTCGTCCTCGTGGACACCCACTTGCTCCCCGGGGGCGCTGCGGGGGTTCGGCCGGCCCGCGCACGCGCCGGTGCCGTCTCGCGCTTTGTCTCCGCCGCCCTCGAAGCACATCCTGGGCCCTTCCCCTTCGCCAGCTTCACCTGCAGTTTCTTGGACGGCGCCCACCGCCGCGTGCTCGCGCGCTGGTTCCAGCTCCTTGCCACCAAGGGCGTCAAGCAGCTCATCTTCGCCAATCGCCCTGCCCCGCTTCCCGGCCTGCGCCTCCCTTCCTCACTCTTCAGCTGCGCCTACCTCCGCCGGCTCTGGATCTGTGCCTGGGTGTTCCCGGAGACCGCCACCCTCCCGCGCGGCGCCGGCTTCCCCAACCTCCGTGAGCTCGTCCTCGGCCGCACCGTCATGGAGGACAAAGACCTCGAGTTCGTGCTCGGCGTGAGCCCCGTGCTGGAGATCCTCGTGGTCGCCGGAAGCGAGACCCGATTGCACGCTTGTCTCGCCAGCCCCAGCCTACGGTGCGCGCAGTTATGCTTGTCCGCCCTGGACGAGGTCGCCGTGGTGGACGCCCCAAGCCTGGAGCGTCTCTTCCTCATCAGTGGCATGACCAAAATGAGCACGACAGTCAAGATTGGCCATGCTCCTAAGCTGCGCTTGCTGGGATACCTGGAACCAGGAATGCACATAATGCAGATTGGCAACACCATCATCAAG GCTGGAACAAAGGCGAGCGCAAGCACCACCGTCTCAAGCGTCCAGATGTTGGCCTTGCAACTGCATTTCGGAGTCCCTGGTGAAATCAAGATGCTTCCCAGCTTTCTCAGATGCTTTCCTAGTGTCGAGACGTTGATTGTCCAG TCTATGGACACTAGTGGACCCGCCACCAAGCTCAGCGTCAAGTTCAGGCAGGGCACAAGTCCTATTGAGTGTGTCCAGTCACAGCTCAAGACTTTGTTTTTCCGTGAGCTACAAGGGCATCGTGGCGAGTTCCATTTCCTCACGTTCATCGCGGAGAATGCGCAGAAGCTAGAGAGGATGTACATCTGGGTGAAAGAAGACCTGAGTTACCCCGCCAAGGTATCTATGGGTGCCAAACTGAGGGCTCTTGAGTCTGCTAATTGGGCTAGCAGGGACTGCAAGATGCTATTCAGGACCAGTAAATTTCCTGGAGGTGGTACCCCTTTCAACCTTGCAATGGGAGTAGATTTATCATTCGCCGACCCCTTCTTCTGCCACTGA